One segment of Nothobranchius furzeri strain GRZ-AD chromosome 13, NfurGRZ-RIMD1, whole genome shotgun sequence DNA contains the following:
- the fhdc4 gene encoding FH2 domain-containing protein 1 encodes MQSVIPSVPPPPPPLLPPPPPPPPPPPPGLPPSQHGPGLIGRRRSRMRNFNWETLPKHSVMGKHNIWTADKTDGKYELDTDHMEELFSHSQQQLKGLNHPSVRGQPLSGPGRELVSILSSKRSMNIGIFLKQFKRPVKDMIQDIRSGMALRFGTGKLQELCRLLPDEGEAKQLVGFKGDPAALPEADLFMLKLVQIPSYEERLKYLVLKEEFFPLMNEMRKFISTLATAGQELLECENLHSVIRLVLKTGNYMNAGGYAGSAIGFRMSSLLKLADTKANKPGMNLMHYVVMQAEKADGALLQFPEQLKHIEAAARINKGDIDAEFERQVKKIQDAKTNTMKHEDLKAQMEVFLQEAQICLEEVGADREELQSASDSVAEYFCEDPTTFRLEECCSIFHSFCEKFRRAMKENKAREVAEIKRKRINRFDNTAKRRSTATCSSRDKDMDGIALEYALQNILTDHMFKKRSARSSPTQGSPRNGSPANGSLSEVGSQLSLPSENQKHRDIFRTKDMCRKEWNSAAELTETFADKSRFEENKAKYDKIHDEEIKMINEENSKGSIQPARLTTSIISTIRAFSVTAEGDEEDVQDNNEEEAQKLREASKKVMLYQKSRGSTSSAENPPENLKSPASKSTLSRQLTFDEETQRYSDDPTNEDLVKFLLGSQTSSKRTPVRRHTMPTNVAQEKEQQCNQRSRSTAKSPNHLAQVKESQLKQAVGPKPVFDFNDASHYLQKSCGQDQSSSSAGEKSQPMDSSICVSDGGFRELIREGESMESAGKDQQINNENILPQTSWFKSENPGFFFNFLKRLGDLGKQPHGREALHKGTDSSV; translated from the exons ATGCAGTCAGTAATTCCTTCtgttccaccaccaccaccaccacttcttccacctccacctcctccaccaccacctccaccccCTGGACTTCCTCCATCCCAACATGGACCTGGCCTCATTGGCCGGCGGCGGTCCAGGATGCGCAATTTCAACTGGGAAACCCTTCCCAAACACAGTGTAATGGGGAAGCACAACATCTGGACCGCTGATAAGACAGATGGGAAGTATGAGCTGGACACGGATCATATGGAGGAGTTGTTTAGCCATAGTCAGCAACAGCTCAAAGGCCTAAACCATCCAAGTGTCAGAGGGCAACCACTTTCTGGTCCAGGAAGGGAACTG GTTTCCATCCTCAGCTCCAAGAGGAGCATGAACATTGGAATATTTTTGAAGCAGTTCAAGCG GCCTGTGAAAGACATGATCCAGGACATCAGGTCAGGCATGGCTCTCCGTTTTGGCACAGGGAAACTACAGGAGTTGTGCAGGTTGCTGCCAGATGAAGGGGAG GCAAAGCAGCTGGTTGGTTTTAAGGGGGACCCAGCTGCTCTTCCTGAAGCGGATCTATTCATGCTAAAGCTGGTCCAGATTCCCAG TTATGAAGAGCGTCTGAAATACTTGGTGTTGAAAGAGGAATTTTTCCCCCTCATGAATGAAATGAGAAAATTCATTAGCACTCTGGCAACTGCTGGACAAG AGCTGTTAGAATGCGAAAACCTCCATTCTGTCATCCGCTTGGTACTGAAGACTGGAAATTACATGAATGCT GGTGGCTATGCAGGCAGTGCAataggcttccgaatgtcctctcTGCTGAAGTTGGCTGATACCAAAGCAAACAAACCTGGAATGAATCTGATGCATTATGTTGTGATG CAAGCTGAGAAGGCAGATGGAGCACTGCTTCAATTTCCAGAACAACTCAAACACATCGAAGCTGCAGCAAG AATAAATAAAGGCGACATTGACGCTGAATTTGAAAGGCAGGTGAAGAAAATCCAAGACGCCAAAACAAACACTATGAAACATGAAGATTTAAAGGCACAGATGGAGGTTTTTCTTCAG GAAGCCCAAATTTGCCTGGAGGAAGTAGGAGCCGATCGGGAAGAACTGCAGTCAGCGAGCGACTCTGTGGCCGAGTACTTCTGTGAAGATCCTACGACTTTCCGACTGGAGGAATGTTGCTCCATTTTTCACTCGTTCTGTGAAAAGTTCAGGCGAGCCATGAAG GAAAACAAGGCGAGAGAGGTGGCAGAGATCAAGCGGAAACGCATTAATCGATTCGATAACACGGCCAAGCGCAGATCCACTGCTACCTGCTCCAGCAGAGACAAAGACATGGATGGTATTGCATTAGAATATGCGCTCCAAAACATTCTTACGGATCACATGTTTAAAAAGAGATCTGCAAGGAGTtctccaacacaaggaagccccAGGAACGGCAGTCCAGCCAATGGGAGCCTATCAGAAGTCGGCTCACAGTTAAGTCTTCCCTCTGAAAATCAAAAGCATCGAGACATTTTCAGAACCAAGGACATGTGCAGAAAAGAGTGGAACTCAGCAGCTGAACTCACAGAAACATTTGCAGATAAGTCACGTTTTGAGGAAAATAAAGCAAAATATGACAAAATCCACGATGAAGAGATTAAAATGATTAATGAAGAAAACTCTAAGGGCTCGATACAACCAGCCAGATTAACTACAAGCATCATCTCCACAATCAGGGCTTTCTCCGTCACTGCCGAGGGCGATGAGGAGGATGTGCAAGACAACAATGAGGAGGAGGCGCAAAAGTTACGTGAAGCATCCAAGAAGGTGATGCTGTATCAGAAGAGCCGTGGCAGCACCTCTTCAGCCGAAAACCCTCCGGAAAATCTGAAGTCTCCCGCTTCAAAGTCCACTTTGTCTCGTCAGCTGACCTTTGATGAGGAAACACAGAGGTACTCTGATGACCCGACCAATGAGGATCTGGTTAAATTTTTGCTCGGCTCGCAGACTTCCTCAAAACGCACCCCCGTTCGCCGACACACCATGCCTACGAACGTGGCTCAAGAGAAGGAACAGCAGTGTAATCAGAGGAGTCGGTCAACCGCTAAAAGTCCAAATCATTTGGCACAAGTCAAAGAATCCCAGCTGAAACAAGCTGTTGGACCAAAACCAGTCTTTGATTTTAATGACGCTTCTCACTACCTTCAAAAGTCATGTGGTCAAGACCAGAGTTCCTCATCAGCTGGAGAGAAAAGTCAACCAATGGATTCTTCAATCTGTGTTTCAGATGGGGGGTTTCGGGAGCTAATCCGAGAGGGTGAATCAATGGAGAGTGCAGGCAAAGACCAGCAGATAAACAATGAAAACATTCTTCCTCAGACCTCGTGGTTTAAGTCCGAGAACCCTGGATTTTTCTTTAACTTCCTTAAACGCCTTGGTGATTTGGGCAAACAGCCGCACGGCAGGGAGGCTCTTCACAAGGGTACCGACTCCAGTGTGTAG